From Bacteroidota bacterium, the proteins below share one genomic window:
- a CDS encoding deoxyhypusine synthase, with amino-acid sequence MGNKGKITEFMLEHFKHFNSAALVDAAKGYEKQLEEGHKMMITLAGAMSTAELGKSLAEMIRQDKVHIISCTGANLEEDLMNMVAHSHYKRVPEYRDLSPQQEWDLLEKGLNRVTDTCIPEEEAFRRLQQHIFDIWKNAEQNNERYFPHEYMYKMLLSGVLEQYYEIDPKNSWMLAAAEKNIPIVVPGWEDSTMGNIFASYCLKKELKPSTMKSGIEYMTWLADWYTENTQDNKIGFFQIGGGIAGDFPICVVPMLYQDMERTDTPFWNYFCQISDSTTSYGSYSGAVPNEKITWGKLDINTPKYIIESDATIVAPLIFAYLLGW; translated from the coding sequence ATGGGAAATAAAGGAAAAATTACTGAGTTTATGCTTGAGCATTTCAAGCACTTTAATTCAGCAGCTTTAGTAGATGCTGCAAAAGGATACGAAAAGCAATTGGAAGAAGGTCATAAAATGATGATTACTCTGGCAGGAGCTATGAGTACTGCTGAATTAGGTAAATCATTAGCAGAAATGATTAGGCAAGATAAAGTTCATATTATATCCTGTACTGGTGCTAATCTCGAAGAAGATTTGATGAATATGGTAGCGCATTCACATTACAAAAGAGTTCCTGAATACAGAGATTTATCTCCACAGCAGGAATGGGATTTACTTGAAAAAGGACTCAACCGTGTTACAGACACCTGTATTCCAGAAGAAGAAGCTTTCAGGCGTTTACAGCAACACATTTTCGACATTTGGAAAAATGCTGAACAGAATAATGAACGCTATTTCCCTCATGAGTATATGTATAAGATGTTACTTTCAGGCGTTTTGGAACAATACTACGAAATTGATCCTAAAAATAGCTGGATGTTGGCTGCTGCTGAAAAAAACATTCCAATAGTTGTTCCGGGTTGGGAAGACTCAACCATGGGAAATATTTTCGCCTCCTATTGTTTAAAAAAAGAACTTAAACCCTCAACCATGAAATCAGGTATTGAATATATGACCTGGTTAGCTGATTGGTATACAGAGAATACACAGGATAATAAAATTGGTTTCTTCCAAATTGGTGGTGGTATTGCAGGTGATTTCCCAATCTGTGTGGTTCCCATGCTTTATCAGGATATGGAAAGAACAGATACGCCATTTTGGAATTATTTCTGTCAGATTTCAGACTCTACTACCAGTTATGGATCTTATTCAGGTGCTGTACCCAATGAAAAAATTACCTGGGGTAAATTGGATATCAATACACCAAAATATATCATCGAATCAGATGCAACCATTGTAGCTCCACTGATTTTTGCGTATTTGTTGGGCTGGTAG